ACCGCGGCTAGAGCGCTGACTGGGATCGCTGACAAAGGAAAACTTGCCCGCACGCTTTTCTGCGAGCGCGCGCTgtgggaggggtgggaggtCGGCTCCGGGGTGCACCACAGGTAGCAGCTCCGAGGCTCTAGAGCATCGCTCATTCACAGCCTCCCCTGGCCTCACGCGCTCGTCATCAGCAAAAGCTGTGCGAGACGAACGTCggagacgccgctgccgctgagaTCGGCGTCGCGCACCTTCCGCGTTTgggccgctgcgctgcccccTCGCCTGGAATGAAACGTGGTCGTGTCTTGAGCGGCCCTCCTGCGCACGATCCGTCGCCCCCTCGCCACGAGCAGACGCAGCGCGGACACTCCAGTTTGTCGCACGAGGAGACGTGAGAGAGGCCGCGCCGGTGCCCGGCACGGTTTCGCTTACAACTTCGCGACCCTGCACTCCGGGGACCGCAGTGGGCCGACTCTCGtcagcgcgacggcgcagagcaaGAGACACTCCGCAAACACTCACAGCCGCCGGCCGAGATAATGGTCGCATCACGGTGAGCGAAGGCTCGCAGCACAACCACTAGTGCTAGCCAGATggcaaaacaaaacgaaatGAAGAAAGTCGAGGGGATGCATGGGCATGCAACCGGCGTTTCAACGGAGCTGAAGACACGCGACTTCCGGCGCGCTTCTCCGCCAGCACTGGTGCTTTCGTGAAAACGCATCGAACCCGCTGCTGTTAATCTCGAGCTCTGCCCTGATGCCGGGGGAGCGGGCTACGTCAGCGTGGCACCAAGGGTCCCGTACACCGCTCTGTGGGGGACGCCAAGCGGCCTGCGGCCTGGCCTCGGGTGCTGGCTGCGGACTGTTGGTGTGGGCGGGCAGGGCCGGGTTGGCGCTGAGTCGGAGACgctggcggccgtggcggcacacgcgggcAGGCCATCCAGgcacgcctccctccctctcccaggcagcagcgccgcggtggaaCAGGCTCATAGGCGCTGCCCACATAGGTCGacgcgtgcagcgcacgccggtgcgtgcggcgcctGTGGGGCAGCGCGCATCCAGAgaaaggacgaggaggggcgAGAGGAGCCCGCTAGGCGCATGGCCCGGCTCGGCGGCAGACGCCTCGCCCTGGGCGACGAGGCCTCGGCCGTATGCCTGCGAAGGTAGGTGAGTTGTGGCTGTATGTGTATGTTTATTGACATTTTAGGGGTGCAATGGAAGCGTTGAAGAAGGTGGAAAAAAATGCTAGTCTCAGCCACGTCTTGCGAGGGGCCCATTGCAAGGAGACATGGTTGCTGTATAAGGATGTGCCCAAGTGCCCGTGATGAGAGTTTAACGAAATCCCTTGCCACGTTACGCTTTTTCTTTGTGCGTTCTGCTCGTCGTCACCTTAGCGTTCAAGCGAGAAACCCCCGAGGAGAAGTGTTTAACCACGTTTGCTGAGGGCCCTGGATGTCGCTCACGGCAGTGAGATGCTCGTCGTCAcgaatgggggggggggggggggggcgcagcgCTTCCAAGGGAACCCAAAGGGAGGTGGGAGCACACCGTAGCGCCTGTTGTGGTGCTCGAGCGCGTACTTGTGCGTCTGCTGCACCATGTATGTGGCAGCGTGTCCTCCCTGCACTATGCACGTTCCGGGGCTGCGCAGAGTGTCTCACGCGTTGGTGGGAAAGCGTGACGGGCacaggcgaggaggagcctCTCGCAGCGGGAGCGCGTACGGCTACATCGGTCACAGACGCCAGAGGCGCCAACATGCTAACCGTGTGATGAGCTGTCGATGTCGCTCACCAGTTCCTCGGCCCATCCCCGTagccgcagcacctgctcAAAACAAGTATTCCGCGGACAAGTCCTCCACTGTGCCGTCGGCGTGGCGAACCTTCAAATGGCCCCAGCTGTTTAGCGAAACCGCCGTCAGCTCCTCCGGATCGCGGCCGCCTGGCAGCCGCTTGTGCAGCTTCAGGGACTTGTCCATCACCTTGTCGAAACTCTCAATCACCAACTCGCGCGTCCACTCTGGCGAGCTGCAGATGTCGAAGAGGTGGCACCAGATCGCGTTCGCGAGGTCCCGCGGGGGGCACGACTTCACGCCGAAATCCTCCGCAATGGTGTTGATCATTGTTGCCTCGCGGCCAGCGTCCGTCATCTGCGGTGCCACGGCGATGTTCATGCCAATGCCAATGATCAAGTAGTCCCCATCGCTCTCGATTAGGGTGCCGCCAATCTTCTTGTGATTGTAGATGATGTCGTTCGGCCACTTGGTCGCCACGGCcttggccgcatccgcaGCAACCGAAGCCTTGGCCAACGCCCCATCCAGATGaagcacctccagcacggcgcggcggcacgcaAGACCACAGATGAGCGGCAACACGGgcaccagctcctccttgAGACATGGTGGTTGGCCCAGCTGAGGCACACCAACAGTCATGTAGAGGTTCCCCTTCGGCGAGGTCCACGTGCGACCGCCTGTGCCACGACCGGCTGTCTGCTCGGCCGCGACGACAGCAAACGCCTTCCCACCAGCGGTCGCCCTCATCGTGCGGGCCACATCCATCGTGGAGGTGACCTCCTCGAGAAAATGGATGTTGGGTGGACAGTGCGCGGGCATGGTCGCAGGTGGTGCCACTTGTATGTCTTTGTTTGCCTTGCTGTCAATTAAGGGTGCCGCCCCCGTGCGGATTTGCTGTCgattttttgttgttgttgtttttgttcGTTTTTCGCGTCGCTTTTCGTGCAAACGAGCGCTCTCGCCGTGCGATAATAAATTCGCAAGTGAATGGGACGGAGATACGAGGCCGATGATGGATGTGTGTAAGCGTGCCGTGCGAAGCGGTCCAGACAGTGGCTGCGAGGAGACACGAATGCAACCACTTTCCAGAGGGGAGCGagcgagtgagagagagaaggaaaacaaGTGGTGAAGGCAGTTGCTCGCATGTTAAGAGAGGGAaacgtgtgtgcgtaggggggggggagaagagctGATGAAGCGTGTAGTACAAGGGGGTATCCATCTCGAGTGCCTGTAACTCCGTGTACGGTTTGGTTGGAGATCAACGGTATAAGGGAATATACCGATAACCAAGCAGTGTATGCTTGTTTTGCTGCTATGACTCCCCAACagtggtggtagtggtggtggtgtgctgctgaggcggtggctgctgcgaagGACGTGAACCGATGAGTGAGGGAGTGCCGTCGCGAATACCGCGGCGCTTAATCACGCTTCGCtttggctgctgctgcccttcgTCTTTCTATACACTTATTCCTATCGCCgtcccacacacatacagagcAGACCTACGCAGGAGACATGCACCACGCATACGCAGAAGCTGTGCCGCGAGCAATGAGAACGTGAGAGAAACCGGACGAAACCAAAACAAGTCATTAACGCTCTGAGTGCATCTCTAGAGGACATTCTCCGGAATGATCACGTAGGAGAGGGGGTGAGCAAGTAGACCAACGGCATCACCTCTTGCACTGAGCTTACCCTcaaccacacgcacgcactaCCTCTGCGTTCAccacacacagcacagatctgctgccgccctgGTACCGGCTTGAGAGCCGACGATGCAGGCAAGcggaagaaagagagacagaaagaGGCCCCTGATCAACACGACATGTAAAGCATtgcgcacacacgtcaaGCGAAAACGCGCCTCGCGTcttgcagcaccgccaccaactCCAATGCCGGAAGACtcggccccccccctcccgacCCCTACCACGACAACATGCATACAGCTCAGTAGCGTCTGGGCGCCTTCTTGCGAGAGCTGCTCGAGCCTAGAATGCTCGTCCCCTGTGACGGCCCACCCATCGCCCCCATCgtagcagcaccgccaccaccgccgccaaaTGCCGGAGAGGTCCCGAGCGGTTGCGAGAaggctggcggtgcagctccaAAGGCGCTGCGAGAAGGTCCACTTCCGCCTGCCGGACTGCTGCCAAACACGGGTATCGGCCCTCCTGCAGGCACCGCTCCAAATGCcccagcaccagcggcagcagggccgccgccgccgccggagcCAAAGAGCGAGTTGCCGGCGTTGCTGTTGCTCGTGTTCGACCCGAATGCCGTGGATGCCGCGCTGCCATTCATCGGATTGCTGCCCacacctccgccgctgcctccaaAGATGGAGCTGGAAgcaccggtgccggcggtgttGCTAGCCCCAGAAAATGCATTGGTAGACACGGCGTTCGGACCTGCTACCGCGCCAAAGGCATTGGCGCTGGTGTGGGCAGTGAAACCGCCTCCGCCGAATGTGGTGCCGACCGGCTTCGGCGGGTTCATGTTCGCACCCTGCGCGCCAGCCGTGCCCTGTTCAGGAGTGGCCGGTGCACCGCCACAGCTGAAAACGCTCGATGGAGCGCCGTTCGAGCACCCTCCAAGAGCCGGGGGAGCAGAGGCGGAAGGagccggcgcgccgccgccactggtGAACGGGCCACTGATCGGGGTGGATGCCGAAGCGGCGGCCGAGGACGGgaaggcgctggtggagggaaaggtgctgctgccaagTGCACCAGGGCCGCCACCAGCCGTGTTgccggtgttgctgctgccaaACGGCGTGCTACCATTTCTGCCCCCGCTGTCGGGAGTGCCGATTCCGAAGGCAGAGGCAGTTCCGCTGCCTGAAGAGCCGGATGCCGGTGCAGTTGATGCCAGTGAAGAGACACCAGCCGCGCCGGCGAATGCCGCGGGGGACACGTTCGGCCCTTGGGCGTGAGATGTGCCGAAGGAAAAGGCccctgcaggtgctgcttgTGCGCCTGTTGATGGTGTGGTGGATGCGGGGAAAGCAACACCACCGAAACCGCtactgcggctgccgccactgctgctacCACCGCTCCCCGGTGCACGCGCACTAGGGTTACTCATGTCCAAAGACGAAGAGgtgacggccgccgctgccgatgctgcgGAGGTGCCTCCGttcgccagcggcggccccTGCTGAGGCGTCACTGCACCGCCAAATGCTGGCGGCTTCGGGCTCGACGAATCGACCGCCGCAGGCATAAAAGGATTTccgcccgctgccgcagaggTCGAAGTTGCACCACCACTTGTGAGCGAGAACGGCGATCCGCTCGGCGTGCcagacggtgcagcggctACGTTGAAACTGTTTGtcaccgcgctgctgccttgcGCCGGTGGTGTCGCCGGCTTTGCTAGGAACGAGAAACTGGTGGAGGCTGTGCCaaacggcgccggcgcagcagcagcaccctgCAACGCGCCTgtgacgccaccgccaaACACCAACGGCTTGGCCTCCCCGGTATTcggcgctgcgctcgcgGCTGCAGGGAAACTGCTGCTCGCCATACCAAATGCGCTTGTGCTTGCTGAGGTTGCCAGCTTGTCTGATGAGGCGTCCTGCGGCTTCGTGGCGGCGACTGCATTTGTGTTCGCGGAGCCGCCAAGCGAAAACGGGTTGCCCGAGCTGCTCGCGTCAGTTGGCGGGGTGGAAAAGGGGTTTTCGAAAGCCGGCGCCTTTGCGGACGTCGACGCACTCGACGCGTTGACGGTTTCGGCCGTTGTGTTCGCCActccggcagcggctgcggcagcgaccgccttctccgccggCTTCGCGCCAAATCcgcccagcgccgccgccgaggtaGCCAAGCCAAATCCAGTGCCGGCGGTCGATGCCGAAGGAGATGGGTGAGACGAGGCGGGAGCGTTGGCAGAAaacgtcgccgccgagggGAGGCTGGAGGGGAAGCCGCCGCAAGCGTTACCACCAGGCTTGAACGCCGTTGACGATGAGCACGGCTGCGCTGGTGGGGCCGGCGAGACGGAGGTCGatgaaggggagggggcggctgctacagacgacgacggcggacGGGACAGTACACCTTCCAGTCGGCCCTCCAGCTTGGCCAAGTCTGCGCGGCACGCCACAATGCTATCGCGGCATGATTTGAACTCCTCTGCGTTTGACATCTTCAGCGCCCTCAGCTCCTGCTCCAGTCGTGacacctcctcccctcgcGCACTTATCGTGTCCGACATCTTGCTGTAGATCGCGTCGTACTTCTCGCCCACACTGACGTTCATCTTCTCCAGCTTCGCCGACAGCTCCGTCACCTGCGCCTGAAAGCGCGCGTCCATGTCATCAAGACGACTTGTCAGCATGgcgatgagctgctgctgctgccgctccaggTCCCGCGCCTCGCTAAAC
This Leishmania major strain Friedlin complete genome, chromosome 31 DNA region includes the following protein-coding sequences:
- a CDS encoding biotin/lipoate protein ligase-like protein, coding for MPAHCPPNIHFLEEVTSTMDVARTMRATAGGKAFAVVAAEQTAGRGTGGRTWTSPKGNLYMTVGVPQLGQPPCLKEELVPVLPLICGLACRRAVLEVLHLDGALAKASVAADAAKAVATKWPNDIIYNHKKIGGTLIESDGDYLIIGIGMNIAVAPQMTDAGREATMINTIAEDFGVKSCPPRDLANAIWCHLFDICSSPEWTRELVIESFDKVMDKSLKLHKRLPGGRDPEELTAVSLNSWGHLKVRHADGTVEDLSAEYLF